In Campylobacter mucosalis, a single window of DNA contains:
- the lysA gene encoding diaminopimelate decarboxylase: MDYRNLAKKYGTPLYVYDFNHISTQYTQLKSAFSGRKSLVCYAVKANSNLSVLKHLANLGAGFDCVSIGEVKRALMAGAKPYQIIFSGVGKSDDEIKIALQSEILMINLESEAELDRVEAIAKELNKTARISIRINPDVDAKTHPYISTGLNENKFGVDIVTAKKMYLKAKNSAHIEPVGVHFHIGSQLTDTQPIIDAAKIVSKILSELKSLEIDIKFFDIGGGVGITYQDEEAVNLYNYAQGILAALNGQDVTIVCEPGRFIVGNSGVLITSVLYEKFNKNKRFVVVDAAMNDLIRPSLYDAHHGVEFVGENEQNSTCDIVGPICESGDFLAKNIWLPTCKSGDLLVVKSAGAYGFSMSSNYNTRVRAAEVGVEDGKDRLIRRRETFEDLVAFETEFLK, encoded by the coding sequence ATGGACTATAGAAATCTTGCAAAAAAATATGGCACACCACTTTATGTTTATGATTTTAACCACATTAGCACTCAATATACCCAGCTAAAAAGTGCTTTTAGTGGTAGAAAATCCCTAGTTTGCTACGCTGTTAAGGCAAACTCAAATCTAAGCGTTTTAAAGCATTTAGCAAATTTAGGAGCTGGATTTGACTGTGTTAGTATTGGCGAAGTAAAACGTGCTTTAATGGCTGGTGCTAAGCCTTATCAGATTATTTTTAGTGGTGTTGGCAAGAGCGATGATGAGATAAAAATAGCCCTACAAAGTGAAATTTTAATGATAAATTTAGAGAGCGAAGCTGAGCTTGATAGGGTCGAAGCCATCGCAAAAGAGCTAAATAAAACAGCACGGATTAGCATAAGAATAAACCCAGACGTCGACGCAAAAACGCACCCCTACATCTCAACTGGACTTAATGAAAACAAATTTGGCGTTGATATAGTAACTGCTAAAAAGATGTATCTAAAAGCCAAAAATTCAGCACACATTGAGCCTGTTGGAGTGCATTTTCATATCGGCTCACAGCTAACTGACACACAGCCAATAATAGACGCTGCCAAAATTGTATCTAAAATTTTAAGTGAGTTAAAATCGCTTGAGATTGATATAAAATTCTTTGATATTGGTGGCGGTGTTGGTATAACTTATCAAGATGAAGAGGCTGTAAATCTTTACAACTATGCACAGGGAATTTTAGCGGCACTAAATGGGCAGGATGTGACGATAGTTTGTGAGCCTGGCAGGTTTATCGTCGGCAACTCAGGCGTTTTAATCACAAGTGTTTTGTATGAGAAATTTAACAAGAATAAGCGATTTGTTGTAGTTGATGCGGCTATGAATGACCTAATTAGACCAAGCCTTTATGACGCTCATCACGGCGTTGAGTTTGTGGGAGAAAATGAGCAAAACTCAACTTGCGATATCGTTGGTCCGATTTGCGAAAGTGGCGACTTTTTGGCTAAAAATATCTGGCTACCAACTTGCAAGAGTGGCGATTTGCTAGTTGTTAAGAGTGCCGGAGCTTATGGTTTTAGTATGAGCTCAAACTACAACACGAGGGTGCGTGCAGCCGAAGTTGGTGTAGAGGACGGCAAAGATAGGCTTATCCGTCGCCGTGAAACCTTTGAGGATTTAGTCGCGTTTGAAACGGAGTTTTTAAAGTAA